GGGCGTGGTGCCGATCCGCTTCGGCGCCGACGCCCTCGGTGGCGCGGTGAACCTGGTCACGCGGCGGGAGCGCGAAGGCACCCACGGCTTCGCCTCCTACCAGCTCGGCTCCTTCGGGACCCACCGCGTCGCCCTGGGCGGCAGCCACCTCGACGAGACGAGCGGCTTCTTCGCCAGGGCCTCCGCCTTCTTCGATCGGGCGGAGAACGACTACACGATCACCGTGGAGCCGGAGGATCCCGAGACCTCGCGGGTCCTCGAGCCCACCGAAGTCGACCGCTTCCACGACGCCTACCTCGGCGCCGGCGGCGGGGTGGAGATCGGTTTCGCCGACCGCGCCTGGGCGCGCCGCCTCTCGCTGCAGGGCTTCCTCGCCGGCCTGGACAAGGAGCTGCAGCACAACCTGGTGATGCGCATCCCCTATGGCGATGCGACGTACGGCCAGCTCAACGGCGGCCTGACCCTCCGCTACGAGCACGACCTCGGTGCCGACACCACGCTGCACGCGCTCGCCGGCTACACCCGCGATCGCACCCACCTCCTCGACGTGGGAACCTGTATCTACGACTGGGAGGGCAACTGCGTCCGGCCCGACTCGACGCCCGGCGAAGTCGAGTCCCGTGCCCGCGACCAGGTGCAGGAGACCGACAGCGTCTTCGGCCGCGTCAACCTCGCCTGGGAAATCGCCCCCGACCACGCCCTCCGCTTCTCACTCGCTCCCACCCTCGTCACCCGCAGCGGCGAAGAGCGCCGGCAGCTCCCCGGCGAACGCGATCCGCTCGGCGCCCGTCGCGACATGCTCGTTCACGTCGGCGGCCTCGAATACGAAGTGGACCTCTTCGACGACCGGCTCGAGAACATCACCTTCGTCAAGAGCTACCTGCAGGTGCTCCGCTCCGAGGAGCCGCTGCCCGGCGACGTCTTCCGCAGGCAGGACCGGGACACCCACGGCTTCGGCTTCGGCGACGCGCTCCGCTACCGCTTCCACGATGTGGTCCAGGCCAAGACCTCCTACGAGCTGGCGACGCGTCTCCCCCGGCCCGACGAGCTCTTCGGCAACGGCGTCCTCGTCGAGCCCAACCTCGCCCTCGAGCCCGAGCGCAGCCACAACTTCAACCTCGGCGCGACGGTCGACGCCCCCACCCTCGCCGGCCAGGTCCGCTTCGACGTCAACGGCTTCCTCCGTCTCGCCGACCAGCTCATCTTTCTGGTGGGCGACGACAACGGCTACATCAACCGCAACGTCGAGGGGGTGCGCTCCCTCGGTGTGGAGGCAGCCGCAGGCTGGACCTCGCCGGACGGGCTGGTCGCCGTCGACGCCAACGCCACCTGGGTCGACATGCGAAATACCGCGGCGGAGGGCCCCTTCGCCCGCAACGCCGGCGATCGTCTCCAAGGCCGGCCGTGGCTCTTCGCCAACCTCGCGGTGCGTTTCGACGTGCGCGACACCCTCGGCAGCGGCGACCTCTCGCTGGCCTGGCAGAGCCGCTACGTGCACGAGTTCTTCCGCAACTGGGAGAGCGACGGCGCCCTCGAATACAAGGACATCGTCCCCTCCCAGCTGCTGCACGCCGTGACCGCGACCCAGCGGGTCGACACCGATCTCGCCGCGCTCAGCTTCGGCGCCGAGGTCCAGAACCTCACCGACGCGGCGACCTTCGACTTCTTCGGCCTGCAGCGGCCGGGACGCTCGTTCCACTTCAAGACCACCGCCGAATTCTAGCCACCGCGCGGCGCCCCCACCGCCGCGCCCCTTGCCTGCAACGGAGCAACGCAGATGAAGAAGCACCTCCCGCTCGTCCTCCTGGCAGCCGCCCTCGGCGGCTGCGCCACCGAGATCGCCGACGATTCGACGCCGCCCATCGGCGAAGGCGCCGTCTACCTGATCCACTCCGCGGTCCAGGGCACCGACGAGCGCGCCAACTACTTCACCCTCGTCAATCGCCTCGAGGACGGCTCCCTCGACTACGGCCACTCGCTCGAGCTGATGGGCAGGCCGCGCCTCTACGCGCAGGAGGGGCTCGGCTTCTTCGCCATCGCCAACGCCGAGGATCTCAGCATCACCCGCTACGAGATGACCGAGGACGGCTCCTTCCTAGAGGGGGCGAAGATCTCGCTCCGGTCGAAGGGCGTGCGTTCCCTCGGCGCGCAGGCGGTCCACTTCGTCAGCGCCACCAAGGCCTACTACAAGGACTCCAACGAGGCGCAGATCATCGTCTGGAACCCCACGGAGATGATCGTCGAGAAGACGATCGAGCTGCCGCGGACGCTGCTCCGCGAAGGCTGGGTGACCAGCCTCGGCGACTGGGCCGCCCGCGACGGCGAGGCCTTCTTCACCGTCGGCTGGAGCAGCACCACTTACGATCGCGTCGCCGCCGGCTCGGCCCTCGTGCGCATCGACACCACCACCGACGAGGTGACCGTCACCGAGGAGACGCGCTGCCGCGGCATGGAGACCGCCGGCAACGTCGACGGCACGCTCTACTTCTTCAGCGGCGTGATCAACGGCTTCGGCCACCAGGTCTATCCCGACGAGGGCGGGCAGCAGGATTGCTTCCTCCGCATCCTCCCCGGCAGCACCGGCTTCGACGCCGAATTCGTGGGCAGCCTCTCGGACGCCCTGCCCGCCGGCACCGCCGCCACCGCAGCGGCCCTCACCGCCGACGGCGAGGTCTGGGCGCAGGTGGTCGATCTCGACACGGCCCCCACCGCCCCCGGCTCGACCTACGGCGAGTGGTACGCCGCCGACTGGACCTGGTGGCACATGCAGGTGGAGACCCTCGCCGAGCCGGTGCAGGTCCCCGGCTCGCCCGGCGCCTACAGCAGCTTCACCGTGAGCACCGACACGGGCTTCTACATCAGCCAGACCGCGGCCGATTACTCCGAGACGACCCTCGTCGACCTGGGTGGCGGCCAGCCGCAGCCCGGCCTCTCGCTGGGCGGCTTCGTCCTCGACATCGTGCGCGTGCGCTGAAGCGCCCCTCGCCCGGTGACGCCCGTGGTGGCGCCATCGGGCCTTCGCCTCACCGGAGAACGAACGAGATGGCCAGCCCCGCCAACCGCGCCCATCGGATCCTCTGGGACGTCCACGCCTGGGTCGGCGTCGTCGCGGGCCTCCTCCTCTACGTGATGTTCTTCACCGGGGCCTTCGTCCTCTTCCGCAGCGAGCTGCGTACGTGGGCGGAGCCGACGCGGCAGGCGTCACGCCAGTCGGTGGAGGAGGTGGTCGCGCCGCTCCTCGCCTCCAACGACGACGTCGCCTGGGTCTTCGAGCTGGGCGACGGCGGCACCTCGGTGATCGGCGGCCAGACCCGCGCTGCAGGAGCGCGGGCGCCCTTCACCATCGACGGCGCGACCGGCGCTGCCGAGCCCGAACGCACCGCCGTCGAGCGCATCCTCTGGCACCTCCACTTCCTCTACCAGCTGCCCTTCGGCTTCTACCTCTCCGGCTTCGTCGGCATGGCGCTGGTGCTGGCCGTCGTCACCGGCACGGTGATCCACTGGCGGAACATCCCCTCGCAGCTGCTGCGCTTCCGCCCGACGAAGGCGGCGAAGATCGTCTGGACCGACGCCCACAAGGTGCTCGGCACCGTCGGACTCCCCTTCCTGCTCATCTTCGGGCTCACCGGCGCGGCGATCTGCCTGGGCCCGCTGCTCCTCGAGGCCCATGCCGCCGCGAGCTTCGGCGGCGATCACGACGCAGGCGAGGAGCTGCTCGGCTTCGTCCACGCCGACGTCGAGCCTGCTGGTGCGAAGGGCCCCCGCCTGCCCTACGACGAGCTCGTCGAGAAGGCGAAGGGCGCGATCCCGGGGCTCGTGCCGGAGTGGATGCGCTTCCAGCACCCCGGCGACGCCAATGAAGTGGTGAACCTCTACGGCTCCCACGTCGAGGGGGAGCCCTTCGGCTATGCCACGGTGCTGCTCCGTGCCAGGGACGGCGAGGTCCTCGCGGCGACCGTCCCCTCCGAGCGCGGTCCAGGCGCACGCACCACCGCCGCGATCTACGGCCTCCACTTCGTGAGTTACGGCGGCATGGCCCTGCGCCTCGTGCACGCCTTCCTCGCGCTCGGCGGCTGCGTCACCATCCTCAGCGGCTTTGCCGTCTGGCTCGCCCGCCGCGAGGCCCGGCACGCCACCGCCTTCAACCACATCCTCCTCCGCCTCGTCGTCGGCACCGGCGCCGGCCTTCCGCTCGGCACCGCCGCCCTCTTCGCAGCGAGCCGGCTGCTCCCGCCCGACCTCGCCTGGCGGGTGGGCTGGGAGAACGTCGCCATCTTCGGCACGTGGCTCGCCGCAGCGGTCTACGCCTTCGCGCCCCTCGCGCCGCGCCGGATCGTGCGCGATCTGCTCGCCACGACCGGCCTGCTCTTCGGCGCCGCCGTGCTGCTCGATCTGGCTGCAGGCGTGCGCTGGGAGGCAGCCGGGATGAACGTCGCCCTGGCGGGGCTCGCATTGCTTTCGACCTGGATCGCCACGCGAATCCACGTTCCGTCGCGGGCCCCGGCGCTCGCGCTGCAGGAGAGCTGAAGTGGAGCTCGCCACCGGACTCGCCCTCCTCTTCGTCGGCGTCGCCCTCGCGCGCTCTGCAGCGCCGGCGCGCCTGCCGGTGCAGGCGGTGCGCCTCGCGGGCCTCGTGCTCGTGGCGGTGTCGGCGCGCTGGTTCTTCGGGCCAGGAGGCGCCTTCGTCGGAATCGTCCAATACCTGCTCGGCCTCTCGCTGGTGGCGAGCGCCTACGCCCTCGCCGTGCCGCTCCATCCGCTGGTGGCCCCGGTCGCCACGGGTTGCATGGCCCTGGTCGCCGTCGCCCTGGAGCTCGCGCGATGAACCTCGCAACCGATCACGGCCTCGGCCGCACCACCGCTGCGCTCCTGGGCAGCCTGCCCGCGGCGCTGGCGACGAGCGTCGCCATGGTGCAGCTCCTGCCCTTCGGCCTCGAGCTCCGCTTCATGCTGGGCTTCTTCGCGTTCTTCGTGCTCTGGCCCGCAGCGATCTGCGTGCTCTTCCTGGCACGTTCGGGTCTGCGGGCGTGGGGCCTGGCGATCCTGCTCACCGCTGCTGCGGCGGGCCTCGCCGCCCTCTGCAGCGGCGCGACTTGATCGCGCCTCACGGCCCGCTCCACCCCACCGCCACGTCGAGGGTGGTGGCCCAGCCTCCCGACGAGAGGAGCCGCTCCCCGCGCAGCTGGAAGGAGAGCGCCAACGGCGCGGGCGTGAGCAGGTAGCCACCTGCAACGGACGCCACGCCGTCGAAGCCGCCAGCAGGGACGGACGGACACGCAGCCACCTCGCAGCCGACCTGGTACCACTCGTAGCGGGCGAGGCCGAGGCCGCCGCGGAGGAGGAAGCGCGATCGCTCCGTGCCGAGGGCGAGCACACCCTCGGGGATCGCCAGGAAGGCGCTGCGGAAGTTGTAGGCGGTCAGGCCCGGCTCGTTCCAGGTGGTCTCGCCGGCGGCGCTGGCGGCGAGGGTGCCGCCGAGGCCCCAGCGCGAGTCGAGCCAGGCCTCGCCCTCCAGCGCGGCGCGGCCCGCGACGCCGAGGTCGCTGAAGCCGCCGCCGAGCCCGACGCGAAGGGAGAAGGGGCCGAGGGGATCCGGCCCGCCGGGGCGATCCCCCGGCGGATCGCCGTGGGCCGCGAGGGGAACGAGGACCGCAAGCAGGGCGAGCGTACGTGCGAGCATGGCCGACCTCCGTGCCGGGCAGGCTGCGTCGCCGATGGAGCCCTCGCCAGCGCCCCCGCTCACGCCAGGGACGCCCCGTGTTTCCGT
This region of Vulgatibacter sp. genomic DNA includes:
- the mxcH gene encoding TonB-dependent siderophore myxochelin receptor MxcH, coding for MAAILLAAPSTWAAGAGLTAPQIVTPAEPAYPPEALAAGLEARVVLRLTIDQEGHVVDAEVVEGAGHGFDVAAAAAAGEMRFSPALRGETPIASRILFSHDFRLEAPPRPAPTAAPAGDGEVPLEVVVRRRSEAEELRRSAEAVQVLELEGEHTESADLGEVLARTEGVGVRRGGGLGSGTRFSLAGYTDDQIRFFLDGIPLELAGQPFGISNVPVNLVERVEIYRGVVPIRFGADALGGAVNLVTRREREGTHGFASYQLGSFGTHRVALGGSHLDETSGFFARASAFFDRAENDYTITVEPEDPETSRVLEPTEVDRFHDAYLGAGGGVEIGFADRAWARRLSLQGFLAGLDKELQHNLVMRIPYGDATYGQLNGGLTLRYEHDLGADTTLHALAGYTRDRTHLLDVGTCIYDWEGNCVRPDSTPGEVESRARDQVQETDSVFGRVNLAWEIAPDHALRFSLAPTLVTRSGEERRQLPGERDPLGARRDMLVHVGGLEYEVDLFDDRLENITFVKSYLQVLRSEEPLPGDVFRRQDRDTHGFGFGDALRYRFHDVVQAKTSYELATRLPRPDELFGNGVLVEPNLALEPERSHNFNLGATVDAPTLAGQVRFDVNGFLRLADQLIFLVGDDNGYINRNVEGVRSLGVEAAAGWTSPDGLVAVDANATWVDMRNTAAEGPFARNAGDRLQGRPWLFANLAVRFDVRDTLGSGDLSLAWQSRYVHEFFRNWESDGALEYKDIVPSQLLHAVTATQRVDTDLAALSFGAEVQNLTDAATFDFFGLQRPGRSFHFKTTAEF
- a CDS encoding MxcI, producing the protein MKKHLPLVLLAAALGGCATEIADDSTPPIGEGAVYLIHSAVQGTDERANYFTLVNRLEDGSLDYGHSLELMGRPRLYAQEGLGFFAIANAEDLSITRYEMTEDGSFLEGAKISLRSKGVRSLGAQAVHFVSATKAYYKDSNEAQIIVWNPTEMIVEKTIELPRTLLREGWVTSLGDWAARDGEAFFTVGWSSTTYDRVAAGSALVRIDTTTDEVTVTEETRCRGMETAGNVDGTLYFFSGVINGFGHQVYPDEGGQQDCFLRILPGSTGFDAEFVGSLSDALPAGTAATAAALTADGEVWAQVVDLDTAPTAPGSTYGEWYAADWTWWHMQVETLAEPVQVPGSPGAYSSFTVSTDTGFYISQTAADYSETTLVDLGGGQPQPGLSLGGFVLDIVRVR
- a CDS encoding PepSY-associated TM helix domain-containing protein, translating into MASPANRAHRILWDVHAWVGVVAGLLLYVMFFTGAFVLFRSELRTWAEPTRQASRQSVEEVVAPLLASNDDVAWVFELGDGGTSVIGGQTRAAGARAPFTIDGATGAAEPERTAVERILWHLHFLYQLPFGFYLSGFVGMALVLAVVTGTVIHWRNIPSQLLRFRPTKAAKIVWTDAHKVLGTVGLPFLLIFGLTGAAICLGPLLLEAHAAASFGGDHDAGEELLGFVHADVEPAGAKGPRLPYDELVEKAKGAIPGLVPEWMRFQHPGDANEVVNLYGSHVEGEPFGYATVLLRARDGEVLAATVPSERGPGARTTAAIYGLHFVSYGGMALRLVHAFLALGGCVTILSGFAVWLARREARHATAFNHILLRLVVGTGAGLPLGTAALFAASRLLPPDLAWRVGWENVAIFGTWLAAAVYAFAPLAPRRIVRDLLATTGLLFGAAVLLDLAAGVRWEAAGMNVALAGLALLSTWIATRIHVPSRAPALALQES